A single window of Vibrio alfacsensis DNA harbors:
- the djlA gene encoding co-chaperone DjlA: MQIFGKILGAFFGLLLGGPFGLLLGLFIGHQFDKARRLSQAGFSTGGFGKGPSQAQRQEEFFKAAFAVMGHVAKAKGQVTKEEIQLASAMMERMNLHGEQRRAAQDAFREGKESDFPLDDVLMRVKISSSGRFDLLQFFLELQISAAFADGAVHPSERNVLHKIARGLGFSSEQLERRLHMQEAAFRFQSQGGFHGQQGQYQSSDWQQASQADKLADAYEILDVSSDADSKTVKRAYRKLMNEHHPDKLMAKGLPPEMMNVAKEKSQEIQNAYDLIKKVKGFK, from the coding sequence ATGCAGATTTTTGGCAAAATATTGGGTGCCTTTTTTGGCTTGTTGCTCGGTGGCCCATTTGGTTTGTTGCTTGGTCTATTTATTGGACATCAGTTTGATAAAGCTCGTCGATTGAGCCAAGCGGGCTTTTCTACTGGCGGTTTTGGTAAGGGGCCAAGCCAGGCGCAGCGACAAGAAGAGTTTTTCAAGGCGGCATTCGCGGTAATGGGACACGTGGCAAAAGCAAAAGGCCAAGTGACAAAAGAAGAAATTCAATTGGCTTCTGCCATGATGGAACGCATGAATTTGCATGGCGAGCAACGTCGTGCAGCGCAGGATGCGTTTCGAGAGGGCAAAGAAAGTGACTTCCCGCTTGACGATGTATTGATGCGGGTAAAAATTTCATCTTCTGGTCGTTTTGATTTGTTGCAATTCTTCCTTGAGTTACAGATCTCTGCGGCATTTGCCGATGGTGCGGTTCACCCAAGTGAACGTAATGTATTACACAAGATCGCACGTGGCTTAGGCTTTTCATCTGAACAATTAGAGCGACGCTTGCATATGCAAGAAGCGGCTTTTCGCTTTCAAAGCCAAGGCGGTTTCCATGGTCAACAAGGCCAATATCAGTCATCAGATTGGCAGCAAGCTTCTCAGGCGGATAAGTTGGCAGATGCGTATGAAATTCTGGATGTGTCATCAGACGCAGATAGCAAAACCGTTAAGCGAGCGTATCGTAAATTGATGAATGAACATCACCCAGATAAATTGATGGCGAAAGGTCTACCGCCGGAGATGATGAACGTCGCGAAAGAAAAATCTCAAGAAATTCAAAACGCTTATGACCTGATAAAAAAGGTAAAAGGTTTTAAATAG
- the lptD gene encoding LPS assembly protein LptD encodes MQHFSRTFLAASISTALLVPTTQAEVNIQDSVQEMPTTDQCLVTASGEEDALNAPVVVQADSLQAINGDKAQYSGNVEVTQGPKKITADSVTLHQQDNVVVAEGNVTFNDGQVKARSDRVTNDINQDTFSLENTDYQFLCQQGRGTAAYIARTGQSVYELEDGSITSCPQGDNSWRLVASGIDVDQDEETATLHHPRFEILDVPVFYVPYLTMPIGDTRKTGFLFPSLSYGSSDGLEVEVPFYWNIAPEYDMTLTTLYMQQRGTKLDADFRYLTDGWGQGEIKTEYMNSDKKYQDEARWGYQFQHDGIINKHWVVKADYSRVSDIDYFRDLSSDLGNREDGQLIQEGQVKYRSDFWDASLTVRDFQILLPDENKPYRLLPQFDLNYYTPLWGDYVNFDVKSQISRFEVEDTDRPNATRVHIEPGLTIPLSNTWATWTTEARVLSTYYSQDISNLTDASLKNQLDENVSRVIPEFRSHAQLYLERDTTFIEGYTQTLEPQIQYLYIPEEDQSNIYDYDTTQLQTDYYGLFRSRRYSGLDFIAAANQFSYGASTRFFDDDYKERLNISFGQIYYINKDTKFNKKSQDNASDSSATNYSSWAIETDFNYNDYLFYHGGIQYDVDLGEMQLANSTLEYQYEGGFIQGNYRYVTLDYITNTVQNNDDARTDWSRVTRKGISQAGIVTAYEFNPRWSASGQYYYDLNESNTLEWLASLRYQSDCWYIGFTYSNQLLGWEGDVIGSEDASPEYENNISVNFGIQGFATSERAATAAKELDGSDNAIKYGRPFYLNN; translated from the coding sequence ATGCAACATTTCTCCCGCACATTTTTAGCGGCCTCTATCAGCACCGCCTTGCTTGTACCCACAACACAAGCTGAAGTGAATATACAAGATAGTGTGCAGGAAATGCCCACCACAGATCAATGTCTGGTCACAGCAAGTGGTGAGGAGGACGCACTCAATGCCCCTGTGGTTGTTCAAGCTGACAGCCTACAAGCAATCAACGGTGACAAAGCACAGTACTCGGGCAATGTTGAAGTAACACAAGGTCCGAAAAAAATTACCGCTGATAGCGTGACGCTTCATCAGCAAGATAATGTCGTTGTCGCCGAAGGTAACGTGACGTTCAATGATGGACAAGTTAAAGCACGCTCTGATCGTGTAACGAATGACATCAATCAAGACACGTTCTCACTAGAAAACACCGATTACCAGTTCCTATGTCAGCAAGGACGAGGAACCGCGGCGTATATTGCACGCACTGGTCAATCTGTCTATGAGCTAGAAGATGGCTCTATCACATCTTGCCCTCAAGGCGATAACTCTTGGCGCTTAGTGGCATCAGGTATCGATGTTGATCAAGATGAAGAAACAGCAACACTGCATCACCCTCGCTTTGAAATACTTGATGTACCTGTTTTCTATGTGCCTTATCTAACTATGCCGATTGGCGACACCCGTAAGACCGGTTTCCTTTTCCCATCATTGTCTTATGGCTCAAGTGATGGTCTAGAAGTTGAAGTGCCATTTTACTGGAATATTGCCCCAGAATACGACATGACACTGACCACGTTATATATGCAGCAACGTGGTACAAAACTCGATGCTGATTTTCGCTACCTCACCGATGGTTGGGGTCAAGGTGAAATCAAAACTGAGTACATGAACAGCGATAAAAAGTATCAAGATGAAGCGCGTTGGGGCTATCAATTTCAACACGATGGTATCATCAACAAGCATTGGGTGGTAAAAGCTGATTACTCGAGAGTCAGCGACATCGATTACTTCCGTGACCTCAGCTCTGATCTTGGTAATCGCGAAGATGGCCAATTGATCCAAGAAGGTCAGGTAAAATATCGCTCTGATTTTTGGGACGCTTCTTTAACTGTCCGTGACTTCCAAATCTTATTACCAGACGAAAACAAGCCATATCGCTTACTTCCTCAATTTGATTTGAATTACTACACGCCACTTTGGGGTGACTACGTTAACTTTGACGTGAAAAGCCAAATCAGCCGATTTGAGGTTGAAGACACCGATAGACCAAATGCAACGCGTGTACATATTGAGCCTGGATTAACCATTCCATTGTCAAATACGTGGGCAACATGGACCACCGAAGCGCGCGTTTTATCAACGTACTATTCGCAAGACATATCAAACTTAACTGACGCAAGCCTTAAGAATCAGTTAGATGAAAACGTATCACGCGTGATTCCAGAGTTCCGCTCTCACGCTCAGCTATATCTTGAGCGTGATACCACGTTTATCGAGGGCTATACGCAGACACTTGAGCCTCAAATCCAGTATTTGTATATACCGGAAGAAGATCAGTCGAATATCTACGACTATGACACAACACAATTGCAAACCGACTATTACGGTTTGTTCCGTAGCCGTCGATACAGTGGCCTAGACTTCATCGCCGCCGCGAACCAATTTAGCTACGGTGCTAGTACTCGTTTCTTCGATGATGATTATAAAGAACGTCTAAATATCTCGTTTGGACAAATTTATTACATCAACAAAGACACGAAATTTAACAAGAAGTCTCAAGATAATGCGTCTGATTCAAGCGCAACCAACTACTCCTCTTGGGCCATAGAGACTGACTTCAACTACAACGACTACTTGTTCTATCACGGTGGAATTCAATACGATGTCGACCTTGGTGAAATGCAACTCGCCAACAGCACGCTGGAATATCAGTATGAGGGCGGCTTTATCCAAGGTAACTATCGTTATGTCACTTTGGATTACATTACTAACACCGTACAAAATAACGATGACGCGAGAACAGACTGGTCAAGAGTGACACGCAAAGGCATCTCTCAGGCTGGTATTGTCACGGCGTACGAGTTTAACCCAAGATGGTCGGCAAGCGGTCAGTACTATTACGATCTAAATGAAAGTAACACATTGGAATGGCTTGCGAGCCTGCGTTATCAATCAGATTGCTGGTACATTGGCTTTACTTATTCAAATCAACTACTTGGTTGGGAAGGCGATGTTATTGGCAGCGAAGATGCGTCACCAGAGTACGAAAATAACATCAGTGTAAACTTTGGTATTCAAGGCTTTGCAACCTCAGAAAGAGCGGCAACAGCAGCGAAAGAACTAGATGGGTCAGACAACGCGATCAAATACGGTCGCCCATTCTATCTGAACAATTAA
- the surA gene encoding peptidylprolyl isomerase SurA, with protein sequence MKIWKSIIFTTLLSCGAVAAPVELDKVAVIVNDGVILQSDINTAMKTLQANARQSGQNIPSASVLKDQVVEKLIIDTLQGQEAERIGVRIDDNRLNQAIAEIARNNNQTVEQLSASVQAEGLSYSEFREQIRKELAASEARNALVRRRINILPAEVDSLAEQLSQQTNATVQYKIGHIQLRFTDDKDKSEVEAEANELVKKLKDGANFSEMAYTYSKGPKALQGGDWGWMRKEEMPTIFADQIKMQNKGSIIGPFRSGVGFHILKIEDVKGLETVAVTEVNARHILIKPTVILSDDGAKKELNEFVRRIKAGEATFAELATQYSQDPGSAAQDGELGYQTPDLYVPEFKHQVETLPVGSISEPFKTVHGWHIVEVLDRRQVDRTDSAMKNKAYRILFNRKFNEEAGAWMQELRASAFVEIVDDNDDN encoded by the coding sequence ATGAAAATCTGGAAATCGATCATTTTCACAACCCTACTTTCATGCGGTGCTGTAGCGGCGCCGGTCGAACTTGATAAGGTTGCTGTCATCGTAAACGATGGCGTAATTCTACAAAGTGACATCAATACGGCGATGAAAACGCTGCAAGCTAATGCTCGTCAAAGTGGTCAGAATATCCCCTCAGCAAGCGTGCTAAAAGACCAAGTTGTAGAAAAACTCATTATTGACACGCTTCAAGGCCAAGAAGCCGAGCGTATTGGTGTTCGTATCGATGACAACCGACTAAACCAAGCGATTGCAGAGATTGCGCGCAATAACAATCAAACGGTGGAACAACTGTCCGCTTCTGTTCAGGCTGAGGGATTAAGCTACTCAGAGTTTCGTGAGCAAATCCGCAAAGAACTTGCTGCATCCGAAGCTCGCAATGCATTAGTTCGTCGCCGTATCAACATTCTACCGGCAGAGGTGGATTCATTAGCCGAGCAGCTTTCTCAACAAACTAACGCGACTGTCCAATACAAAATTGGTCATATCCAATTGCGTTTCACTGATGATAAAGACAAATCAGAGGTTGAAGCAGAAGCCAATGAATTGGTTAAAAAACTAAAAGACGGCGCTAATTTCTCTGAAATGGCTTACACCTATTCAAAAGGTCCAAAAGCACTACAAGGCGGTGATTGGGGTTGGATGCGTAAAGAAGAAATGCCAACCATCTTTGCTGACCAAATCAAGATGCAAAACAAAGGCAGCATCATTGGCCCATTCCGCAGTGGTGTAGGTTTTCATATTCTAAAGATTGAAGATGTAAAAGGTCTTGAAACTGTCGCGGTAACAGAAGTCAACGCTCGTCACATTCTGATCAAACCGACCGTTATCCTAAGTGATGATGGTGCGAAAAAAGAGCTAAATGAATTTGTTCGTCGCATTAAAGCAGGTGAAGCGACCTTTGCTGAACTTGCAACACAGTACAGCCAAGACCCAGGTTCAGCGGCACAAGACGGTGAGTTAGGTTACCAAACACCTGATTTATACGTACCAGAATTTAAACACCAAGTAGAAACGTTGCCTGTCGGCTCGATCAGCGAACCTTTCAAGACGGTTCACGGCTGGCACATTGTTGAAGTACTCGATCGCCGTCAAGTAGACCGCACCGACTCTGCAATGAAAAACAAAGCATACCGTATTCTATTTAACCGTAAATTTAATGAAGAAGCTGGCGCATGGATGCAAGAGCTACGCGCGAGTGCGTTCGTTGAAATCGTGGATGACAATGATGACAACTAA
- the rsmA gene encoding 16S rRNA (adenine(1518)-N(6)/adenine(1519)-N(6))-dimethyltransferase RsmA: MRNDVHLGHKARKRFGQNFLNDPYIIDGIVSAINPRPGQNLVEIGPGLGAITEPVGREVDKFTVIELDRDLAERLRNHPELADKLTIHEGDAMRFDFNQLVKPNNKLRIFGNLPYNISTPLMFHLFEFHKDVQDMHFMLQKEVVNRLAAGPGSKAYGRLTVMAQYYCKVVPVLEVPPTAFVPPPKVDSAVVRLVPYEVLPHPAKDLRLLDRVCREGFNQRRKTIRNCYKSLLSVEVLEELGINPSMRPENLTLQQFVAMANWLADNPQH, from the coding sequence ATGAGAAATGATGTCCATTTAGGACACAAAGCGCGTAAACGTTTTGGTCAAAACTTCCTGAACGACCCATACATTATTGATGGCATCGTATCAGCAATAAACCCAAGACCAGGTCAAAACCTGGTTGAGATCGGCCCTGGTCTTGGTGCAATCACCGAGCCTGTTGGTCGTGAAGTCGACAAATTCACGGTTATTGAATTAGACCGCGACTTGGCAGAACGTTTACGTAATCACCCAGAATTGGCAGACAAACTGACGATTCATGAAGGCGATGCGATGCGTTTCGACTTCAACCAACTCGTGAAGCCAAACAACAAGCTACGTATCTTTGGTAACTTACCTTACAACATCTCTACGCCGCTGATGTTCCACCTGTTTGAATTCCATAAAGATGTTCAAGACATGCACTTTATGCTTCAAAAAGAAGTGGTTAACCGTTTAGCAGCTGGTCCTGGTAGTAAAGCATATGGCCGTTTAACGGTAATGGCGCAGTACTACTGTAAAGTTGTTCCTGTACTAGAAGTACCGCCAACAGCGTTTGTTCCACCACCAAAAGTAGATTCTGCGGTTGTTCGCTTGGTGCCTTACGAAGTACTGCCACATCCAGCAAAAGATCTTCGTTTGTTGGACCGTGTTTGTCGCGAAGGTTTTAACCAACGCCGCAAAACCATCCGTAACTGCTACAAATCACTATTAAGTGTTGAGGTTCTGGAAGAGTTGGGTATCAATCCAAGCATGCGTCCAGAGAACTTAACGCTACAACAGTTTGTCGCGATGGCGAACTGGCTAGCGGACAATCCGCAGCACTAA
- the apaG gene encoding Co2+/Mg2+ efflux protein ApaG, with product MDVIQPCIKIQVHTKYIEEQSNPELQRFIFAYVITIKNLSQQTVQLISRRWLITDANGKQMTVEGDGVVGQQPFISSNDEYTYNSGTAIETPVGVMQGHYVMLDEKGQEFITEIEPFRLAVPNVLN from the coding sequence ATGGACGTCATTCAACCTTGCATCAAAATACAAGTTCACACCAAATACATCGAAGAACAGTCCAACCCAGAACTTCAGCGGTTCATTTTTGCTTACGTCATTACCATTAAAAACCTCAGCCAACAAACCGTACAATTGATCAGCCGACGTTGGTTGATTACCGATGCCAATGGCAAACAAATGACCGTAGAGGGAGATGGTGTTGTCGGTCAGCAGCCATTCATCTCGAGTAACGATGAATACACCTACAATAGTGGTACTGCGATAGAAACACCCGTTGGTGTTATGCAAGGTCACTACGTTATGCTGGATGAAAAGGGACAGGAATTTATTACCGAGATCGAACCATTCCGTCTAGCTGTTCCAAACGTCTTAAATTAA
- the apaH gene encoding bis(5'-nucleosyl)-tetraphosphatase (symmetrical) ApaH yields the protein MATYIVGDIQGCFDELQQLLEHVKFSKQEDQLWLAGDLVARGPRSLETLRFIKSLGDSAKVVLGNHDLHLMAVSQGLKKVKDKDKTAPIFSAPDKEELLAWLAQQPLLEEHEEFVMCHAGISPQWDLPTARACAREVESIIQSEQLPWLLENMYSNQPDLWDDSLSGLDRYRYTINAFTRMRFCFPDGRLDMDCKLPPQEVSEDELVPWFKLPQRVPLEKTVLFGHWAALQGHIGESIIGLDTGCVWGGSLTMIRWEDKQVFTQEALS from the coding sequence GTGGCTACCTATATTGTTGGTGATATCCAAGGCTGTTTTGATGAATTACAGCAGCTACTAGAACATGTTAAATTCTCAAAACAAGAAGACCAGCTTTGGCTTGCTGGCGACCTAGTAGCAAGAGGACCTAGGTCACTAGAAACATTGCGTTTTATAAAGTCTCTTGGTGACAGCGCTAAAGTCGTACTGGGAAATCATGACTTACACCTTATGGCGGTTTCGCAAGGATTGAAGAAAGTCAAAGATAAGGACAAAACCGCACCTATCTTCTCAGCGCCAGACAAAGAAGAACTACTGGCTTGGCTTGCCCAACAACCGCTTTTAGAAGAGCATGAAGAGTTTGTTATGTGCCACGCAGGTATCTCACCTCAGTGGGACTTACCGACAGCCAGAGCCTGCGCTCGTGAAGTAGAAAGCATCATTCAAAGTGAGCAATTGCCTTGGCTGCTAGAAAACATGTACAGCAACCAACCAGACCTATGGGATGACTCCCTCTCAGGGCTCGACCGCTATCGCTACACCATCAATGCGTTTACTCGTATGCGTTTTTGCTTTCCTGATGGTCGCTTGGATATGGACTGTAAATTACCACCGCAAGAAGTGTCAGAAGATGAACTTGTGCCATGGTTTAAACTGCCACAACGAGTACCTCTAGAAAAAACCGTTCTATTTGGTCACTGGGCAGCACTGCAAGGGCATATTGGTGAGAGCATTATTGGCCTTGATACTGGCTGCGTTTGGGGTGGTTCACTAACTATGATTCGTTGGGAAGATAAGCAAGTCTTTACTCAAGAAGCGCTAAGTTAA
- the folA gene encoding type 3 dihydrofolate reductase produces the protein MIISMIAAMADNRIIGKDNQMPWHLPADFAWFKRSTMGKPVVMGRKTYDSIGRPLPGRLNIVISRDASLSIEGVTTVTSIEQALEAAGSVEEVMIIGGGAIYAACLPMANKLYVTHIEAEVEGDTQFPQWSNDFKETYSEAYQADEKNAYNMRFTILEK, from the coding sequence ATGATCATCAGTATGATTGCTGCGATGGCAGACAACCGAATCATCGGCAAAGACAACCAGATGCCTTGGCACCTTCCTGCCGATTTTGCATGGTTTAAGCGCAGCACCATGGGCAAACCAGTTGTGATGGGGCGTAAGACTTATGACTCTATCGGGCGTCCTTTACCTGGTCGATTGAATATCGTAATTAGTCGCGATGCTTCACTTTCAATTGAGGGAGTAACAACCGTAACTTCGATTGAACAAGCGCTTGAGGCAGCAGGTTCGGTAGAAGAAGTGATGATCATTGGCGGTGGTGCTATTTACGCGGCTTGCCTGCCAATGGCAAACAAACTGTATGTGACTCATATAGAAGCTGAAGTTGAGGGAGATACTCAGTTCCCGCAATGGAGCAATGACTTCAAAGAAACCTATTCTGAAGCGTATCAAGCGGATGAGAAAAACGCTTATAACATGCGTTTTACGATTTTAGAAAAGTAA
- a CDS encoding threonine/serine exporter family protein, producing the protein MSAFDLALGLLNDMFFAAIPAVGFAMVFNVPQNALKYCAMGGAIGHGSRYLMMHFGLSIEWATFFAATLVGMIGVLWSRRFLAHPKVFTVAALIPMVPGVFAYKAMIAMVEINHLGYSPELIATCMENFLKAMFIIAGLAVGLAVPGLLFYRRRPIV; encoded by the coding sequence ATGAGTGCCTTTGATTTAGCCTTAGGGCTCTTAAACGATATGTTCTTCGCAGCTATTCCTGCGGTTGGCTTTGCAATGGTATTTAACGTGCCACAAAATGCACTTAAGTATTGCGCGATGGGCGGTGCGATTGGTCACGGTAGCCGGTATTTGATGATGCATTTCGGGTTATCAATTGAATGGGCAACGTTTTTCGCTGCAACGTTAGTCGGCATGATTGGCGTGCTCTGGTCACGTCGTTTCCTCGCTCACCCTAAAGTCTTTACTGTTGCAGCGTTAATTCCGATGGTTCCGGGCGTATTTGCTTATAAAGCGATGATTGCCATGGTGGAGATAAACCACTTAGGCTATTCGCCGGAGCTTATTGCGACGTGCATGGAAAACTTTCTTAAAGCGATGTTTATTATTGCAGGTTTGGCGGTTGGCTTAGCCGTTCCGGGACTGTTATTCTATCGTCGAAGACCCATAGTTTAA
- a CDS encoding threonine/serine exporter family protein — protein MTMEVMSSEELATINQRTISRLVAQAGQMLLAHGAESTLVSDIMRRIGLACGVNEVEVALSANALVVTTVMGDHCITTTRSCADRGINMRVITQIQRICIMMERGLLDVKMAQKKLNTISPERYNRWLVVFMIGLSCAAFSHLAGGDLGVFSMTFLASAGGMIVRQEIGHRHFNPLLNFAVTAFVTTLISAQAVIFEIGNLPTVAMASSVLMLVPGFPLINSVADMLKGHINMGIARFTMASLLTLATCLGIVAAMEVTGIWGWMS, from the coding sequence ATGACAATGGAAGTTATGTCTTCAGAAGAGCTGGCAACAATAAATCAAAGAACCATTTCACGGCTTGTCGCACAAGCTGGTCAAATGCTGCTTGCGCATGGTGCCGAAAGTACCTTGGTGAGTGATATTATGCGTCGTATTGGTCTTGCTTGTGGGGTCAATGAAGTTGAAGTGGCGTTATCGGCCAACGCATTAGTCGTCACAACCGTTATGGGTGATCATTGTATTACCACGACGCGAAGCTGCGCAGATCGTGGGATCAATATGCGGGTGATAACGCAGATCCAGCGGATCTGTATTATGATGGAACGTGGTCTGCTTGATGTAAAAATGGCGCAGAAAAAGCTTAACACCATTAGCCCAGAACGTTATAACCGCTGGTTAGTGGTATTCATGATAGGCCTTTCTTGTGCGGCATTCAGTCACCTTGCTGGAGGGGATTTAGGCGTGTTTTCCATGACATTCCTTGCTTCTGCTGGCGGTATGATCGTTCGACAAGAAATAGGTCATCGCCACTTTAATCCTCTACTTAATTTCGCGGTTACCGCTTTCGTTACGACGCTTATTTCTGCTCAAGCCGTGATCTTCGAAATTGGTAATTTACCGACCGTCGCCATGGCATCATCGGTATTGATGTTGGTTCCCGGTTTTCCACTCATTAACTCAGTTGCCGATATGCTGAAAGGGCACATTAATATGGGGATTGCTCGCTTCACAATGGCCAGCTTGCTAACGCTAGCAACTTGCCTCGGAATTGTCGCTGCGATGGAAGTAACGGGTATTTGGGGGTGGATGAGCTAA
- the cgtA gene encoding Obg family GTPase CgtA, producing the protein MKFVDEAVVKVQAGDGGSGVVSFWREKFITKGGPDGGDGGDGGDVYIQADENLNTLIDYRFQRFYEAERGENGRGGNCTGKRGKDITMRVPVGTRAVDIHTNEIVAEVAEHGKKVMVAKGGWHGLGNTRFKSSVNRAPRQRTLGTKGEIREIRLELLLLADVGMLGLPNAGKSTFIRAVSAAKPKVADYPFTTLIPSLGVVSVVPEKSFVVADIPGLIEGAADGAGLGIRFLKHLERCRVLLHMIDIMPIDQSDPVQNALTIIDELEQYSEKLANKPRWLVFNKTDLMPEEEANEQIQAILDALGWEDEYFKISAINRAGTKELCYKLAEFMENLPREEEEVAEEDKVNFMWDDYHKDAMAGKDVITEDDEDDWDDWDDEEDDGHVVYVRD; encoded by the coding sequence ATGAAGTTCGTAGATGAAGCGGTAGTAAAAGTTCAGGCTGGTGACGGCGGTAGTGGCGTTGTTAGTTTCTGGCGTGAAAAATTCATCACCAAGGGCGGCCCTGATGGCGGCGACGGTGGTGACGGCGGTGATGTATACATCCAAGCTGATGAAAACCTAAATACCCTGATCGATTACCGTTTCCAACGCTTTTACGAAGCAGAACGCGGTGAAAATGGTCGCGGTGGTAACTGTACGGGTAAACGTGGTAAAGACATCACGATGCGTGTTCCTGTAGGTACGCGCGCAGTTGATATCCACACTAACGAAATCGTTGCAGAAGTTGCTGAACACGGCAAAAAAGTAATGGTCGCGAAAGGCGGCTGGCACGGTCTTGGTAACACACGTTTTAAATCTTCAGTAAACCGTGCTCCTCGTCAGAGAACGCTCGGTACAAAAGGTGAAATTCGTGAAATCCGTCTAGAGCTATTGTTGCTTGCGGATGTGGGTATGCTTGGCCTACCAAATGCGGGTAAATCTACTTTTATCCGCGCAGTATCAGCAGCAAAGCCAAAAGTAGCCGATTACCCATTTACAACTCTAATCCCAAGTTTGGGTGTTGTGAGTGTGGTTCCTGAGAAGAGCTTTGTGGTTGCAGATATCCCAGGTCTTATCGAAGGCGCTGCTGACGGTGCAGGTCTAGGTATTCGTTTCTTGAAGCACCTTGAGCGTTGTCGTGTATTGCTGCACATGATTGACATCATGCCGATTGATCAGTCAGATCCAGTTCAAAATGCGTTAACGATCATTGATGAACTTGAACAATACAGTGAGAAGCTTGCGAATAAACCTCGTTGGTTAGTATTCAATAAAACGGATCTAATGCCAGAAGAAGAGGCGAATGAGCAAATTCAAGCGATCTTGGATGCGTTAGGTTGGGAAGACGAGTACTTCAAGATCTCTGCGATCAACCGCGCTGGTACGAAAGAGCTTTGCTACAAGTTAGCTGAATTTATGGAAAACCTACCTCGTGAAGAGGAAGAAGTTGCTGAAGAAGATAAAGTTAACTTCATGTGGGATGATTACCATAAAGACGCAATGGCTGGTAAAGACGTTATCACTGAAGATGATGAAGACGATTGGGATGATTGGGACGATGAAGAAGACGACGGTCACGTTGTTTACGTCCGCGACTAA
- the rpmA gene encoding 50S ribosomal protein L27 — translation MAHKKAGGSTRNGRDSESKRLGVKRFGGESVLAGNIIVRQRGTKFHAGNNVGIGKDHTLFALTEGKVKFEVKGPKNRKFVSIEAE, via the coding sequence ATGGCACACAAAAAAGCTGGTGGTTCTACTCGTAACGGCCGCGATTCAGAAAGCAAACGTCTAGGTGTTAAGCGTTTCGGTGGTGAATCTGTTCTTGCAGGTAACATCATTGTTCGTCAACGTGGTACTAAATTCCACGCTGGTAACAACGTAGGTATCGGTAAAGACCACACTCTATTCGCTCTTACTGAAGGTAAGGTGAAGTTCGAGGTTAAAGGTCCTAAGAACCGTAAGTTTGTAAGCATCGAAGCTGAGTAA
- the rplU gene encoding 50S ribosomal protein L21 has protein sequence MYAVFQSGGKQHRVSEGQTLRLEKLDVETGATVEFDKVLLVANGEDIKVGAPLVEGGKVVAEVVQHGRGDKIKIVKFRRRKHSRKQQGHRQWFTEVKITGINA, from the coding sequence ATGTACGCTGTTTTCCAATCTGGTGGTAAACAACACCGTGTAAGCGAAGGTCAAACTCTTCGTTTAGAGAAATTAGACGTTGAAACTGGTGCAACTGTAGAATTTGATAAAGTTCTTCTTGTTGCTAACGGCGAAGACATCAAAGTTGGTGCTCCTCTTGTAGAGGGCGGCAAAGTTGTTGCTGAAGTTGTACAACACGGTCGTGGCGATAAAATTAAAATCGTTAAGTTCCGTCGTCGTAAGCACTCTCGTAAGCAACAGGGTCACCGTCAGTGGTTCACTGAAGTGAAGATCACTGGTATCAACGCTTAA